In Xyrauchen texanus isolate HMW12.3.18 chromosome 35, RBS_HiC_50CHRs, whole genome shotgun sequence, one DNA window encodes the following:
- the LOC127628778 gene encoding dnaJ homolog subfamily C member 5-like: MAEQQRQRSLSTSGESLYQVLGVVKNTAPEDIKKSYRKLALKFHPDKNPDNPEAAEKFKEINNAHAILSDTTKRNIYDKYGSLGLYVAEQFGEENVNTYFVLSSWWAKALFIFCGVATGCYFCCCLCCCCNCCCGKCKPHPPRSDEPEFYVSPEDLEAQMQSDERDGSSPIVMQPSSATETTQLTTDSHRTSYRTDTSY; the protein is encoded by the exons ATGGCAGAACAGCAGAGACAGCGTTCACTCTCCACATCAGGAGAATCACTGTACCAAGTCCTGGGAGTTGTTAAGAATACAGCACCAGAAGACATCAAAAAATCCTACAG AAAACTAGCACTGAAGTTCCACCCAGACAAGAATCCCGACAACCCAGAAGCAGCTGAGAAGTTTAAAGAAATCAACAACGCTCATGCCATTCTGTCAGACACCACCAAACGCAACATTTATGACAAATACGGTTCTCTCGGCCTCTATGTGGCAGAACAGTTTGGAGAGGAGAACGTTAACACGTACTTCGTATTGTCCAGTTGGTGGGCCAAG GCATTGTTTATATTCTGTGGTGTGGCTACAGGTTGTTACTTCTGCTGTTGTCTGTGCTGCTGTTGTAACTGCTGCTGTGGGAAGTGTAAACCGCATCCTCCTCGATCAGATGAACCGGAATTCTATGTGTCTCCTGAAGACTTGGAAGCTCAGATGCAGTCTGATGAGAGAG ATGGCAGCAGCCCAATTGTAATGCAGCCCTCGTCTGCCACAGAGACCACGCAGCTGACCACAGACTCTCACCGTACCAGCTACCGGACGGACACCAGCTATTAA
- the LOC127628376 gene encoding tripartite motif-containing protein 54-like — MSLPLDICSKNGDASLGTLEKQLICPICEEVFTKPVVILPCLHNLCRKCANELYQPSLFQIGVGGRFRCPTCRREVALDRHGVYGLQRNLLVENIIDAYKQDSASSRPPPKPLAQLTCEEHDDEKLNIYCITCQVPTCSLCKVFGEHMSCQVTPLPDIYQQQKAELSDRVASLVSTIDHVQAFVNELEAMCTNIEENSRIQKQILCEKFDRMNAILEERRKIMTQQITSEQEEKAGWAQSLVQSYSGHVETNSMLRQTAMNAMEESEMAAFVQTSKDLIEKVGKASSCFTLETIEPGFEEMDHYKVNFDAEERMLFQLDFMNIEEEVEDTSDEPESELEPEPEFEPEPLSNPEPDTELDQDLKSEGSEMQSPNPETMEDTLARAQSCADIRKAICEKNGLSTQQTVTLLLYFLCFLVILQRIWGSIQCIICI, encoded by the exons ATGTCTCTTCCACTGGATATATGCTCTAAAAATGGAGACGCCTCGCTGGGCACTCTGGAGAAACAACTCATCTGCCCCATATGTGAAGAGGTCTTCACGAAACCAGTAGTCATTCTGCCCTGCCTGCACAACCTTTGCCGCAAGTGTGCCAATGAACTGTACCAG CCATCTCTCTTCCAGATTGGAGTTGGAGGACGCTTTCGCTGCCCTACCTGTCGGCGCGAAGTTGCCTTGGACCGTCATGGAGTTTATGGACTGCAGCGCAATTTACTTGTGGAGAACATTATTGATGCTTACAAACAAGATTCTGCAAG CTCTAGGCCCCCACCAAAGCCTCTTGCACAGCTTACCTGTGAGGAGCATGATGACGAGAAGCTCAATATTTATTGCATCACATGTCAGGTGCCCACCTGCTCATTGTGTAAGGTGTTTGGGGAGCACATGTCCTGCCAAGTAACTCCCCTACCTGACATCTACCAGCAGCAGAAG GCTGAACTCAGTGACAGAGTCGCTTCCTTGGTTTCCACAATTGACCATGTCCAAGCTTTTGTCAATGAACTAGAGGCAATGTGTACGAATATAGAG GAGAATAGCAGGATCCAGAAGCAGATTCTGTGTGAGAAGTTTGATCGCATGAATGCCATTTTGGAGGAACGTCGTAAGATCATGACCCAGCAAATTACTTCTGAGCAGGAAGAAAAGGCTGGTTGGGCCCAATCTTTAGTGCAGTCCTATAGTGGACATGTAGAAACAAACTCAATGTTAAGGCAGACTGCCATGAATGCAATGGAAGAGTCAGAGATGGCTGCTTTTGTACAG ACCTCAAAAGATCTTATTGAGAA GGTTGGTAAAGCATCTAGTTGCTTCACTCTGGAGACCATAGAGCCTGGCTTTGAGGAGATGGATCACTACAAGGTGAATTTTGATGCAGAGGAAAGAATGCTCTTTCAGCTGGATTTCATGAACA TTGAAGAGGAAGTGGAAGACACATCTGATGAGCCAGAGTCAGAACTGGAGCCTGAACCTGAGTTTGAACCTGAACCACTGTCTAACCCAGAACCTGACACTGAACTAGATCAGGATCTCAAATCAGAGGGCTCTGAGATGCAGAGCCCCAATCCAGAGACAATGGAGGATACTTTGGCACGAGCACAGAGTTGTGCAGACATCAGAAAGGCTATATGTGAGAAGAATGGTTTAAGCACTCAGCAG ACTGTCACCCTCCTCCTTTACTTCCTGTGCTTCCTGGTTATCCTACAGCGAATATGGGGTAGCATTCAGTGCATTATTTGTATATAG